The following coding sequences lie in one Angustibacter luteus genomic window:
- a CDS encoding DUF2254 domain-containing protein has protein sequence MRQTGTGDYLKGALWVYPTAAVLLALVTGSVLSSITIPDGSPLEPLVFKGTAADARVMLIGISGTMMTVIALVLGLTLVALQLSSTQFSPRILRTFLRDRVNQVVLSVFVATFVYSTAGLYTVGVGRGATTDDYPRLAVTLAIALLVASMVVLVYFVHHISHAIQIDQVMVGVETKTMRVIEHDLPTEGVRDHDLPEPPPWAVPVPAYRSGYVQTLQPAPLLRAARLHDLTASVVPMVGEHVLAGEPMVWLWRVTAGDAAPDVAAVQDAVHECVRIGFERTTEQDVAFGMRQLADISVKALSPAINDPYTAIQSLEHISVVLATLAARPLGSQVLGDDGRDRVVLHGRDLEYYVELATGQIRRYGRDEPRVLQALLRTLHRAGYFCRDDAGRDVVARHVRLVIEAARDGVVQATDLAPVVAHGEAVLREVTR, from the coding sequence GTGCGGCAGACCGGGACTGGGGACTACCTCAAGGGCGCGCTGTGGGTGTACCCGACGGCGGCGGTGCTGCTGGCCCTGGTGACCGGCTCGGTGCTCAGCTCGATCACCATCCCGGACGGCTCACCGCTGGAACCCCTGGTGTTCAAGGGGACGGCAGCCGACGCGCGGGTGATGCTGATCGGCATCTCCGGCACGATGATGACGGTCATCGCCCTGGTGCTCGGCCTGACGCTGGTGGCCCTGCAGCTGTCGTCCACCCAGTTCTCGCCGCGGATCCTGCGCACCTTCCTGCGCGACCGGGTCAACCAGGTCGTGCTCAGCGTCTTCGTGGCGACCTTCGTCTACAGCACCGCTGGCCTCTACACCGTCGGCGTCGGCCGCGGCGCCACGACCGACGACTACCCGCGGCTGGCGGTCACCCTGGCCATCGCCCTGCTGGTGGCCAGCATGGTCGTGCTCGTCTACTTCGTGCACCACATCTCGCACGCCATCCAGATCGACCAGGTGATGGTCGGGGTGGAGACCAAGACGATGCGGGTCATCGAGCACGACCTGCCGACCGAGGGCGTCCGCGACCACGACCTGCCCGAGCCGCCGCCGTGGGCGGTGCCGGTGCCTGCGTACCGGTCGGGGTACGTCCAGACCTTGCAGCCGGCGCCGCTGCTGCGCGCCGCCCGCCTGCACGACCTCACCGCGTCGGTGGTGCCGATGGTCGGCGAGCACGTCCTCGCGGGCGAGCCGATGGTCTGGCTGTGGCGGGTCACCGCCGGCGACGCCGCGCCGGACGTCGCCGCGGTGCAGGACGCGGTGCACGAGTGCGTCCGGATCGGCTTCGAGCGCACGACCGAGCAGGACGTCGCCTTCGGCATGCGCCAGCTCGCGGACATCTCGGTCAAGGCGCTCTCGCCGGCGATCAACGACCCGTACACCGCGATCCAGTCGCTCGAGCACATCTCGGTGGTGCTCGCCACGCTGGCCGCGCGACCGTTGGGCAGCCAGGTGCTGGGCGACGACGGCCGGGACCGGGTCGTCCTGCACGGGCGGGACCTGGAGTACTACGTGGAGCTCGCCACCGGCCAGATCCGCCGCTACGGGCGGGACGAGCCGCGCGTCCTGCAGGCGTTGCTGCGCACCCTGCACCGGGCGGGGTACTTCTGCCGGGACGACGCCGGCCGCGACGTGGTGGCCCGGCACGTGCGGCTGGTGATCGAGGCGGCCCGGGACGGCGTCGTCCAGGCCACCGACCTGGCGCCCGTCGTCGCGCACGGCGAGGCCGTGCTGCGCGAGGTCACCCGCTGA
- a CDS encoding MFS transporter has product MSPDPTATSRWGIIAAFSLVGAATQMVWLTFAPVTTVAAERYGVSETAIGWLANVFVLAFVLLAIPAGLLLDRNLRGALVLGGALTAVGACIRVGGDSFGWMLAGGCVAALGQPIMLTGITGLTRGYLRPEHRPVGIAVATASTWAGFVAAFALSAVFSTTDTLPTLVAVHAGYAVVAAVLLAVAIRGPVPFGETRRPAGVRASWTAVRGAWNDPLIRKLCLFGFLPFGTFITLSTWTQALLEPAGVTVDQVGVMLISCVLAGVIGTAVLPVWAAGHRTEVLTGMVGIATTAAVCVLLAVAPGFGTGLVSLSIAGLMLLPMLAIVLELVERHSGDAEGVSSGLVWTMGNLGGLVVSAIIGATLDSPTASFLILAVITLLALPILAALRAPVAAMASPSELADAADPTSPGPAVG; this is encoded by the coding sequence TTGAGCCCCGACCCGACCGCCACGAGCCGCTGGGGCATCATCGCCGCGTTCTCGTTGGTCGGCGCCGCCACCCAGATGGTGTGGCTGACCTTCGCGCCGGTGACCACGGTGGCCGCCGAGCGGTACGGCGTGTCGGAGACCGCGATCGGCTGGCTGGCCAACGTGTTCGTGCTGGCGTTCGTGCTGCTGGCCATCCCCGCCGGGCTGCTGCTGGACCGCAACCTGCGCGGCGCCCTGGTGCTCGGCGGCGCGCTGACCGCCGTCGGGGCGTGCATCCGGGTCGGCGGCGACTCGTTCGGCTGGATGCTGGCCGGGGGGTGCGTGGCGGCCCTGGGGCAGCCCATCATGCTGACCGGCATCACCGGCCTGACCCGCGGCTACCTGCGCCCGGAGCACCGCCCGGTCGGTATCGCCGTCGCCACCGCGAGCACCTGGGCCGGGTTCGTCGCGGCCTTCGCGCTCAGCGCCGTGTTCTCGACGACGGACACCCTGCCGACGCTGGTCGCCGTGCACGCCGGGTACGCGGTAGTCGCGGCCGTGCTGCTGGCGGTGGCGATCCGCGGTCCCGTCCCGTTCGGCGAGACCCGCCGGCCGGCCGGGGTGCGCGCCAGCTGGACGGCCGTGCGCGGAGCGTGGAACGACCCGCTGATCCGCAAGCTGTGCCTGTTCGGCTTCCTACCCTTCGGCACCTTCATCACGCTCAGCACCTGGACCCAGGCGCTGCTGGAGCCCGCCGGGGTCACCGTGGACCAGGTCGGGGTCATGCTGATCTCCTGCGTGCTCGCCGGGGTCATCGGGACCGCCGTGCTGCCCGTGTGGGCAGCGGGCCACCGGACCGAGGTGCTGACCGGCATGGTCGGCATCGCGACCACCGCCGCCGTCTGCGTGCTGCTCGCGGTCGCACCCGGGTTCGGCACCGGCCTGGTCAGCCTCTCGATCGCCGGCCTCATGCTGCTGCCGATGCTGGCGATCGTCCTCGAGCTCGTCGAGCGGCACTCCGGTGACGCCGAGGGCGTGTCGTCCGGGCTGGTCTGGACGATGGGCAACCTCGGCGGGCTCGTGGTCAGCGCGATCATCGGGGCCACGCTGGACAGCCCGACGGCGTCGTTCCTGATCCTCGCCGTCATCACCCTGCTCGCCCTGCCCATCCTGGCCGCCCTGCGCGCGCCCGTCGCGGCGATGGCGTCGCCGTCCGAGCTGGCCGACGCAGCCGACCCGACCTCACCGGGGCCCGCCGTCGGCTGA